One part of the Athene noctua chromosome Z, bAthNoc1.hap1.1, whole genome shotgun sequence genome encodes these proteins:
- the LOC141973912 gene encoding leukemia inhibitory factor receptor-like: MWKNSSIRCLFAIAILCLRSLIYGQETGSLGHPQNLKCITHNLRKMICTWDVFSKGRHGQTDICYTTNDLPPPVCFKTKEKKVEIPVPESSSTMTITTNSISGAAFVTKEFEIHKKDISFVPLTPHILSLTPDFSTSTLNLKWSDNGSVFLYGLDAFWQIQILRKEAMEKVTQVTYYSKLTHEDMILSWNWTSDMPLECTSHYVKIRCYINVTQFVGPKDWSDWSPIEEIPGKDTEPNGSGVYPQDTVVAVGSDVTICCVHEKGQQIQRMTYGPEIYPMIRLSSRSSAIRVLNASASDTSGTNVVCRLSEDDMDGTVLFVGYAPDTPQNLSCETSNFLKIKCTWKPGRPSGLYGKRRTKYSLFERISGKNVSCEVNEMNRERVCGFPVLADQKTYDFVLGVSNPIGQTESLLLVDLTRRVHPKAPEKLTVSGNSSTSVHLHWFINGSFAEIRLLCQIEVSCGHSERRLHNVSMPGGEFSTYTAQLNALHAYTKYQFRVRCSAADHFWRWSDWSRIEEHTTLEAPPARGPDIWREKSPSGKSLKIFWKPLSLSEANGKIVSHEVSCYLLETPLEHKEVTEPSNSTEIKLGKSDCVISVVAKNHAGSSPPSRITSVELPSDNVKTDRAVAMGNGIYISWNSYPNMTCGYIVKWCHSSGSEPCSVDWQKFPSNTTDAVIKSALFRPGVRYNFSLYGCKSSGYQLLKNITGYIKELPPKRAPNFTVEETSSDSILVKWEDIPIEDCQGFLEGYRLSFAKGEKDALKPTLSESGNPELKVKNITDLTKKSLKILDLQGKTSYQLDLQAYTAGGLSPPNSLYVVTKEDSVGLIIAILIPVAVVVLLGVVASIFCYRKREWIKETFYPEIPNPENSKALQFQKNICEGNKTLKTLEMNPCTPNSVEVVETRSAAPKIEDTEMMSPAADTTVPEDGSDSEMENHVVVSYCPPIIEEEISSPPMDEPVGSSQVVYIDIQSMYQPQIKPEEEPEIVTAAGYKPQMQLPVSALKIESCSPAEEELDKTAGYRPQANTNAWNMDTPDSPGSAESNNENASFGSPCSINSRQFLLPPKDDEHSPKPSNIGWSFTHFFQNKPND, from the exons ATGTGGAAGAATTCAAGCATTCGCTGCCTTTTCGCAATAGCTATTTTATGTTTAAGAAGCTTAATATATGGCCAAGAGACAG GATCTCTGGGGCACCCCCAGAATTTGAAATGTATAACGCACAATTTACGTAAAATGATCTGTACTTGGGATGTCTTTTCTAAAGGAAGACATGGACAAACTGACATTTGCTACACTACCAA TGACCTCCCCCCTCCAGTGTGTTTTAAAACTAAGGAGAAAAAGGTCGAGATTCCAGTCCCAGAGAGCTCCAGCACCATGACAATAACCACAAATAGCATTTCTGGAGCTGCTTTTGTTACCAAAGAATTTGAAATTCACAAGAAAGACATCT CGTTTGTTCCTCTCACTCCACACATTCTTAGTTTAACACCTGACTTTTCAACTTCCACATTAAATCTGAAGTGGAGTGACAATGGATCAGTCTTCCTATATGGACTGGATGCGTTTTGGCAGATTCAGATACTCCGTAAAGAAGCAATGGAAAAAGTCACACAA GTAACTTACTATTCAAAACTGACTCATGAAGACATGATTCTTTCTTGGAACTGGACATCAGATATGCCATTAGAGTGTACATCGCACTATGTGAAGATTCGCTGTTATATTAATGTAACACAGTTTGTTGGCCCCAAGGATTGGAGTGACTGGAGCCCAATAGAAGAGATCCCTG GAAAAGATACTGAGCCAAATGGGAGTGGAGTATATCCTCAGGACACTGTGGTGGCAGTAGGTTCAGATGTGACAATTTGTTGTGTCCATGAAAAAGGACAGCAGATACAGCGGATGACGTATGGACCAGAAATATACCCAATGATACGTCTGAGCAGTCGGAGCAGTGCAATCAGAGTGTTGAATGCCAGTGCTTCAGATACCAGTGGGACAAATGTAGTGTGCAGACTGTCTGAAGATGACATGGATGGAACTGTCTTGTTCGTAGGGT ATGCCCCTGATACTCCCCAAAACCTCAGCTGTGAAACATCCAacttcctgaaaataaaatgcacctGGAAACCAGGCAGACCTAGTGGACTATACGGAAAGCGAAGAACCAAGTACAGTTTATTTGAAAG AATATCTGGTAAAAATGTCTCATGTGAAGTCAATGAAATGAACAGAGAGCGTGTCTGTGGCTTTCCAGTACTGGCTGATCAAAAAACCTATGATTTTGTATTAGGTGTCTCCAATCCTATTGGGCAAACAGAGTCATTGCTTTTGGTTGATTTAACTCGAAGAG ttcaTCCCAAAGCTCCAGAAAAGTTAACTGTTTCTGGGAACAGCTCTACAAGTGTCCATCTGCACTGGTTTATAAATGGCAGCTTTGCTGAGATCAGGCTTCTGTGTCAAATTGAAGTTAGCTGTGGTCACTCTGAGCGAAGATTG CACAACGTCTCCATGCCTGGTGGAGAATTCTCAACTTACACAGCTCAGCTGAACGCATTGCATGCATATACCAAATACCAGTTCAGGGTGCGGTGTTCGGCTGCTGACCACTTCTGGCGGTGGAGTGACTGGAGCAGGATAGAGGAGCATACAACATTGGAAGCCC ctccTGCAAGAGGGCCAGATATCTGGAGAGAGAAAAGTCCTTCTGGAAAAAGTCTAAAAATCTTCTGGAAG CCTTTATCCCTTTCTGAAGCCAATGGAAAAATAGTGTCTCATGAAGTGTCCTGCTACCTGCTGGAGACACCACTGGAGCATAAAGAAGTCACTGAACCCTCAAATAGTACTGAGATAAAACTTGGGAAAAGTGACTGTGTAATTAGTGTTGTAGCCAAAAACCATGCAGGCTCATCACCTCCTTCAAGGATAACAAGTGTGGAACTTCCAAGTG ACAATGTCAAAACAGATCGGGCTGTGGCAATGGGGAATGGAATTTATATTTCTTGGAATTCTTACCCCAACATGACCTGTGGCTACATAGTAAAATGGTGTCATTCATCTGGGTCTGAACCCTGTAGTGTGGACTGGCAGAAATTTCCTTCAAATACAACAGATGCAGTGATAAAGTCTG CTCTGTTTAGACCTGGCGTGAGATACAACTTTTCACTATATGGCTGCAAATCCAGTGGATATCAGTTATTGAAAAACATAACTGGGTATATAAAAGAGCTGC CTCCAAAACGTGCACCAAATTTTACTGTAGAAGAAACTTCTTCAGATTCTATACTGGTAAAATGGGAAGACATTCCTATTGAAGATTGTCAGGGTTTTTTAGAGGGATATCGACTTTCTTTTGCAAAAGGTGAAAAAGATGCTTTAAAGCCTACGCTTTCAGAATCAG GGAATCCAGAACTTAAAGTTAAGAATATCACTGACTTAACAAAGAAGTCTTTGAAAATACTTGATCTTCAAGGCAAAACAAGTTACCAACTGGACCTACAAGCCTACACTGCTGGTGGGTTGAGCCCTCCAAACAGCCTCTATGTGGTGACAAAGGAGGACT CTGTAGGATTAATCATTGCAATTCTCATCCCTGTGGCAGTGGTTGTGCTGCTTGGAGTGGTGGCCAGCATCTTCTGCTATCGAAAGAGGGAATG gattaaagaaacattttatcCAGAGATCCCAAATCCTGAGAACAGTAAGGCACTGCAGTTTCAGAAGAACATCTGTGAG GGGAAtaagacacttaaaacactgGAAATGAACCCATGCACCCCCAATAGTGTTGAAGTGGTAGAAACACGGTCTGCAGCTCCCAAGATTGAAGACACAGAGATGATGTCCCCAGCAGCAGACACCACTGTGCCTGAAGATGGTTCTGACTCAGAAATGGAGAACCACGTGGTTGTGTCCTACTGCCCCCCTATCATTGAAGAGGAGATCTCAAGTCCCCCTATGGATGAACCTGTGGGGTCATCTCAGGTGGTTTACATTGATATCCAGTCAATGTATCAGCCTCAGATTAAACCAGAGGAGGAGCCAGAAATAGTGACTGCAGCAGGCTATAAGCCACAAATGCAGCTGCCTGTCAGTGCTCTGAAAATAGAGAGTTGCTCACCTGCAGAGGAAGAGTTGGATAAAACTGCAGGTTACAGACCTCAAGCAAACACAAATGCCTGGAACATGGACACTCCAGACTCTCCTGGATCGGCTGAAAGCAACAATGAAAATGCATCTTTTGGGAGCCCGTGCTCCATTAATTCTCGACAGTTTCTGCTTCCCCCAAAAGATGATGAACACTCTCCCAAACCCAGTAATATAGGGTGGTCCTTTACACACTTTTTTCAGAACAAACCAAATGATTAA